Genomic DNA from Fimbriimonas ginsengisoli Gsoil 348:
CTTGGCCTTATCGACGTCGGGGACTAGGCGGTCCGGTTGATACGTGTTAGGGGCCGACGAAAAGCCCCCGATCGACTTAAAGACGTCCATATGGGCAAAGCCGAAGTCGAGTGACTGACCGCCACCCATCGAGAGGCCGGCAATAGCGCGGTCTTCCGCTTTAGTGGACACCGAATAGCTCTTCTCTATGGTCGGAATGAGATCGACCAGAAGATCCTGCTCGAATGTGGCGTAGGCAGGAGCGCTTGCATACTTATCCCCCTTCGGCTCGTCGTCCATTTGCGCGCAACCATTGGGCATAACGACAACCATTGGAGCGGCCTTCCCTTCTGCGATGAGGTTATCGAGAACTACGTCCGGTTTGCCCGCCCATCCCCATTGGTACTCGTTCGCTCCGATGCCGTGCAAAAGATACAAGGTGGGATATTTCTTCAGCGCTGAGTATCCAGGGGGCGTGTAAACGAGCATATTGCGAGCTTTGCCAACGGTGGAGGAATACCACGTCGTGTGCTCCAGTTTCCCGTGGGGTATGTCTTTGCGAACGTCGTCGAATCCAGCGGGCGCGTCGGGAAAAAGCTTTTTGTCGTCGCTGGCAGGGTGAATGGGTTGGCCAAAAGCAACGGCAGGAGAAGGCAAGGGTTTCACGACCACGTCGCGCAAGTCAGGAAAGAGTAGCGGAGCGAATTCGTGCAGGCTCCGGCGCCACGTTGGATAGTCATGGGTTGTCCCGGGAGACTCGTAGAATGAGTACTTAATCCCCGCCGCATTCAGAGCTGCGCGGTATCGTTTGACGCTTTCGAGGATAAATCCCGGTTCATTAGAGCCCTCAGTTAGGAAGAGAAGATTCATCTTGGCATTGAACTTCTTCGCATTTCTCATCGCTCCGCGATGATCGGTTTTCAGGTTAATCGGGGCATTGAACGCGCCCCCGCATCCGCTAAACCCGCCCAGATAGGAGAACAATTGGAGATGGTCGAGACCGAGAGACATCGTCTGGAGGCCGCCCATAGAAAAGCCGGCCAATGCCCTATGCGAACGATCTGGGATCGTCCGGAAACGACGTTCTACATCGGGCAACAGATCGGAGGAGAATTCCTCCTCGAAAGTGGCGAACATCGCATTGAAATCTGGAGGGCTCTTTCGCGACGTGATGTCAGGCTGAGCCTCGCCAGGCTTTGA
This window encodes:
- a CDS encoding alpha/beta hydrolase; the protein is MSVREEATTGAGAVWYRKIVAFKYRFCVQGPTTLHTLFLCLALFAATSSQNAGSEEFYAVKEVPHGTLQPITYLSKTTGKERRYYVYLPPAYAENTSQRYPILFLLHGANCDERSWPYAGNVKEIMDNLLAEKKAVPMIVVSPNGYASKPGEAQPDITSRKSPPDFNAMFATFEEEFSSDLLPDVERRFRTIPDRSHRALAGFSMGGLQTMSLGLDHLQLFSYLGGFSGCGGAFNAPINLKTDHRGAMRNAKKFNAKMNLLFLTEGSNEPGFILESVKRYRAALNAAGIKYSFYESPGTTHDYPTWRRSLHEFAPLLFPDLRDVVVKPLPSPAVAFGQPIHPASDDKKLFPDAPAGFDDVRKDIPHGKLEHTTWYSSTVGKARNMLVYTPPGYSALKKYPTLYLLHGIGANEYQWGWAGKPDVVLDNLIAEGKAAPMVVVMPNGCAQMDDEPKGDKYASAPAYATFEQDLLVDLIPTIEKSYSVSTKAEDRAIAGLSMGGGQSLDFGFAHMDVFKSIGGFSSAPNTYQPDRLVPDVDKAKKLRLVYVSAGTKDGLFGISQRTHQYLRDHDIPHIWNVDGHGHDRDTWSYNLYYFLQKVFR